The following proteins are co-located in the Tamandua tetradactyla isolate mTamTet1 chromosome 21, mTamTet1.pri, whole genome shotgun sequence genome:
- the STARD4 gene encoding stAR-related lipid transfer protein 4 codes for MESLPDAAAFATKLRNTLIQYHSIEDDKWRVAKKVKDVTVWKKPSEEFSGYLYKAQGVIDDIVNSIIDHIRPGPCRLDWDSLMTSMDILEHFEENCCVMRYTTSGQLFNIISPREFVDFSYTVDYKEGLLSCGISLDWNEKRPEFVRGYNHPCGWFCVPLKDNPNQSLLTGYIQTDLRGMIPQSAVDTAMAGTLISFYGDLRKALRKS; via the exons atggaaagtctgCCTGATGCTGCTGCTTTTGCGACTAAACTTAGAAACACTCTCATCCAGTACCATAGCATTGAAGATGATAAATGGCGAGTTGCTAAGAAAGtg aaagaTGTAACAGTCTGGAAAAAACCTTCAGAAGAATTTAGTGGATATCT CTACAAAGCCCAAGGTGTTATAGATGATATTGTCAATAGTATAATAGACCATATACGCCCAGGACCCTGTCGCTTGGATTGGGATAGCTTAATGACTTCAATGgatattttggagcactttgaGGAG AATTGTTGTGTGATGCGTTACACCACATCTGGTCAGCTTTTCAATATAATCTCCCCAAGAGAGTTTGTTGATTTCTCCTATACTGTGGACTATAAAGAAGGACTTTTATCCTGTG GGATAAGTCTGGACTGGAATGAAAAGAGACCAGAATTTGTTCGTGGATATAATCATCCTTGTGGTTGGTTCTGTGTTCCACTGAAAGACAATCCAAACCAGAGTCTCTTGACAGGCTATATACAGACAGATCTGCGTGGAATGATTCCTCAATCTGCAGTAGATACAGCCATGGCGGGCACTTTAATCAGCTTCTACGGTGATTTGCGAAAAGCCTTACGGAAGTCATAA